In Tachysurus fulvidraco isolate hzauxx_2018 chromosome 5, HZAU_PFXX_2.0, whole genome shotgun sequence, the genomic stretch TGACAGTAGTTTCAGACAGTTGTCTTGCGCTGACATTGGATGGCGTCCTGACGACTTGAGTGGTGCTATCAAGGGTCTTGCCGAACATGACAGAGTGCTTTTGCACTTCTGGCATCTTGTTGTGGCCCGAAACCTCAGGCTTCCTCAGGCAGAAGCGGGAGATTCCAGCACTGAGAAAGTCGGGACAGATGACAGTTAGAAGAAAAGATAAGTAAGTTAACCTTGTATGGATATCTGAAGGAAAGAAACAGCTGTGCAGTGAGGCTCTTCTCCAGGGACTGGAAGGATATAATATCCAACCCACGACTGCCTTCTGGACTTTGAGGAAGAACCTTAAACCATAACTGCTTAGCTATTTGCTTTGAACCTATTCTGTTCAATCAATGGTAAAGATTTTTACCATCCAAACTTCTTCAGCACCGTTGTTTCTTCTGTGATGTGGAAGTtgtggttcagtggttaagactTTAGGCGACTGATCAGAAAGCCATGAGTTCAAATACCAGCACAGACAAGGCTGTAATTATCTAACCTGTTGGCTACTTGCACAAACCCTCCACTGCACCATAGGCTCCTGTTTCAATCATAAGTCATCAGACAAATATGTTAATGTCTCTTCTGTTATGCTTCCGTCCGTATTCTCAACCGATCCTGTTAAGAATCCGACAGGTGACTATTCTAATCTACACAatctacacaattctacacaaatacacatctgCACACTTTCGATCCTGTTGTAAACCTTGCGTCATGATGTtgtcacacatcacattcaCAGCACATTGGCCAACAtccttattcagagcaacttaaattagatattgttttatacaactgagataTTGAGGTTAAAGaactttgctcaggggcccagaagttgCAGCTTGGTGGTTGATCTCACATCCTCTCGATCAGAAGTCTAACACctttaccactgagctaccatgcAGCGATCTTTATAGCTCCAACCAAATGATGTGTTTGTATACAAGGCCAACACTAGTGACTCTGTCCTTCTTGTAGACACTGAACCCAGAGAAACAAAACCTGATGAAACTGTCACCTGTTTGTAATTTTCTCGAATCCTGTGAATCATCAGATACTCATCAGAACTTTGGCTGACTAAGGAATGAAGAACCAAAGCCTGGTTTCCTTCATATCTACACATGCAATCCTGCAGCATGCAAACCTTCAGGTTCCTCAGGGGTCTCTACATGATCTGTCTTATTAGCACATCTCTGGACTTAAATCCTTCCATACATACACCTTCTCAGGTTACAATGCAGGGCCATCAATCCCCTTACTGTCCCTCACAGCTGATATATTTGGTGTTATCCACCCACCATTAGCATCATCTCTGACTACTGCATATGATAAAACCTGCATATGTGCTGTGGTTATAATGCAGCATTGGCAGAAGGGTATAATAGCCTTAGCTCCAAAGGTCTCGCTGTCACTTTTTCCTGATACTTTTCCTGATCCCTCAAACTGATACAACTAATGAATTTCTTTCCGGTGTTTGCTGCTTATTAATTCAGTGCCTCCACTTTTTATAACTTCTATGTACGTAGCAACAGTAACCAAATAAGGGTGGGGTTGGTGACAGAGGGTACAGATAGTTATCATCATACCTGGGCGAGCTGTCGACAGGTTTGGGGTTGATGCCGATGCTGAGCTCGGCACGGCGTGATGAAGATTCGGGAATCTGTGGTTTGGGTTTGATTGCCCCGTTGGCACCGAGCTCATGTTGGCGGCCGAGGGACGGAGAGATGGCGCTGCGCTGTACGGCGGGAGAGCGACGCATGTGAGGAGAGGAAGAGTGCGAAGATGAATCTACGTTCTCGACCTCGAATGACCTCTTCAGTGCTGCAAAGTACAGAAGATGATTTAAAAATTATTGCAATCCTCTGAATATGTCTCAGCAACTCAGTGATGAtaaccagctgtgtgtgtgtttgtgtgtgtgtgtgtgtgtgtgtgtgtgtgtgtgtgtgtgtgtgtgtgtgtgtgtgtgtgtgtttgtgtatttgtgtgtgtgtgtgtgtgtggactgttTGTCTTAGTAAAAGCATTTTAACAGTTGTTTAtcccatgtgtttttgtgtgtatgtcttttaAATGTGTTCTTGAGTGTGTTTGCGTTGTTAATTCTCTGggatttaatcttatttttctctttagagCAACAGcaatgacacatacacacacacacacacacacacacacacacacacacacacacacacacacacacacacacacacacacacacacacacacacacacatacacacacatatacacacacacacatacacacacacatacacacacacatacacacacacacacacacacacacacacacacacacaaatacacacacacatatacacacacacacacacacacacagagacacacacacacacacactcatacacacacacatatacacacacactatatacacacacaagacacacaacacacacaaacacaacacaaacacaatacacacacacaaaaaaaacaaacacaaaaaacacacaaatatacacacacacaacacacaataccacacacacaataaaacacacacacacatatacacacacacacacacacatacacacacacacacatatacacacacaaacacacacacacacatacacacacacatatacacacacatatacacacacatacacacacacatacacacatatacacacacattcacacacacacacatacacacacattcacacacacacacacacacacacacacaatcacacacacacacacacacacacacacacacacacacacacacacacacacacacacacacacacacacattcacacacacacacacacacacacacacattcacacacacacacacacacacacacacattcacacacacacacacacacacacacacacacacacacacacacacacacacacacattcacacacacacacacattcacacacacacacacacacacatacacacacacacacacacacacacatattcacacacacacgcaagaaATAATAGCATATGAACAGTTTAACTTAATTACTActgcaacgtgtgtgtgtgtgtgtgtgtgtgtgtgtgtgtgtgtgtgtgtgtgtgtgtgtgtgtgtgtgtgtgtgtgtgaaaataatgaAGCTATTGTTCAGGCTGTCAACATCACAGGACTTTCACACTgcaaataaaatgcaaacaaacacaagggCCGGAGCCTAAAGGGTGCTCGTGCTCCTGAAAACGATGACCAAAGGTTGTTGCCATAGAGACGGAAGTAAACACCAATTGTAAAGCAGAAATGGGAAGCAGCTCTGCCCATTACTTCCTGGATGGATTTGGCAACAtccaggagaacacacacacacacacacacacacacacacacacacacacacacacacacacacacacacacacacacacacagtagtatGATCCTCTACACACTACATGGGCAGCAGAATGCAGAGTTACACCAGCCATGTTTATACACCAGACACACAttaccactgtgtgtgtgtgtgcgtgtgtgtgtgtgtgtgtgtgtgtgtgtgtgtgtgtgcgtgtgcgtgtgtgtgtgcacgtgtgtgtatgtgtgtgcgtgtacgtgtgtgtgtgtgtgtatgtgtgtgcgtgtacgtgcgtgtgcgtatacgtgtgtgtgcatgtacgtgtgtgtgtgtgtgtgtgtgtatgtgtgtgtgtgtgtgtgtgtctaacagCTGATATGTTAAGATTTTAGCATTGCCTGAAAGGCGACCGCTCCCACTGCAGCTGCTAACACACTTCTATGGCACAGAAACAGCTGAGCAAGTACACACACCTGCCTGTCTATATGTTTGTccctatgtctgtctgtctgtccatgtgtctgtctgtctgtccctatatctgtctgtttgtctatctgtctatatatctgtctgtttgtctatctgtctatatatctgtctgtctgtctgtccatgtgtctgtctgtctgtctatatatctgtctgtctgtctgtccctatatatgcctgcctgcctgtctgtctgtccgtctgtctgtctgtctgtctgtccatatatctgtctgtctgtctgtctgtctgtctgtccctatATCTGACTGCCTGTCTaggtgtctgtatgtctgtccatatatctgcctgtctgtctgtctgcctgtccatatatctgtctgtctgtctgtctgtctgtctgtctatacgtctgtctgtctgtctgtctatatgtctgtctgtctgtctgtctatatgtccatatatctgtctgtctgtctgtctgtctgtctgtctgtctgtctgtctgtctatacgtctgtctgtctgtctgtctatatgtctgtctgtctgtctgtctatatgtctgtctccctgtctgtttgtctgtctgtctgttctgatCATCATCTAAATGTAATCTGGTTATGATCTTGTGCAGTATGAAGCTCTGAATCATTCTGTGACACGAATGAGTAACTCAGGTGAAGGGAAATTAATTTCtcagtttataataataaagtattattgTACTGTAACAAAGAGCCACAAGATTTTGAGACAGGCAGTGAAGTCAGAGGCAGTGAGTCACGTCTCCATCTCAGCCTCACTAATCACAtgctaattattaaaataattatttaaatattcatggtttaattatttatttcctggTTCAGCATAATGTCATTCCTCTTAGAGCAAtaatgtgcttttttacttCTAATTATCTTTCTTGTAATTAATTTA encodes the following:
- the septin9b gene encoding septin 9b, coding for MWISNAGMERDRISALKRSFEVENVDSSSHSSSPHMRRSPAVQRSAISPSLGRQHELGANGAIKPKPQIPESSSRRAELSIGINPKPVDSSPSAGISRFCLRKPEVSGHNKMPEVQKHSVMFGKTLDSTTQVVRTPSNVSARQLSETTVRRNEPPEINISKPPEVRGQENHQHSSAITMRCSSPSHAGWKPPGNEGRGTYSAIHN